GGTCCGAACCTTTCCGGGGTGTGGACAATGGAATCTGGCCCCCTCTTTGTTCCTTTCTTTTCCCTGGATGGGGCCAGTTCCTGAACGGCCAGCCCAGAAAGGGGCTCTTCTTTTTGCTGTTCGGACTGGTGGGGATATCCTTCGCTTTCGTCCTGGTGATAACCCAGAACGTCTGGCCTGTTCTCAAGACCAGCCACGACAGGTTGATTCTCGAATTCTATCTGGCAGCCGCGTTTGCGGCCATACCACTCTCTATTCTGATGTGGATTGTTTCCATTTATGACGCCTGCGGACCAGACCGGGAACTCTCGCGGATTAAACCGGGCTTGCCCTTCGCTGGCTACAGGGTGCGGAAACAAGGGATCGTGCAAAACCTGATCCCGCGGGGCACAGTGATTCTTGGATTGTTGCTGGCCATTTCGGTGGGGATGCAATTTGTCCCCAAGAGCTATTATCTGGACTCCATGGAAAACATCCGTCATGAGATGCTCAGGAACAACATGGAAATGGTTCCGGAGCTGCTTGGCAAGGCGATCGTTTTTATCGATCGATTGTAGGGATGCGGGCGGAGGGGACCAGCTTCGAGGCCGGTGACAGGTGCACGTCCTGGTCGTCAAAGAAAATCTGGGTGCCGAAGGCCTTGAGCACCTTGTTCTTGGCGACGCCGCCAAGGAAAAAATGTCGTTCTGTTGGCAGGAGGGCATTCAGGGGAATCTTTCCGTTGATGTCAAGAAACTGGACCTTGCTCCCCGACCTGCGGCTAAGGAAAGGATGTAATGCAAGACGGATTGTACAAGATCGTTTTCAAGGGTGAGATCGGCTTTGAATTCGATGCGGAGGAGGTCAAGGAGAACCTGCAGAAATTCTGCGGGTTCGACCGAAAAACCGTTGATCGGCTTTTTTCCGGCGGCGCCTTTGTCCTGAAGAAAAATCTCGACGAGCTAAAAGCCAATAGTCTGTGCAATTCCTTCCATAAACTGGGTGCGTTAGCTGCCGTGGTACCGATGGAACCGGTGGCAAACGTCGCTGCACCCCGCAATGACGGGCCACCCGTCTCCCCGCCGCTCCAAGGTTCGGCTCCCTGTGTTTGCCCGGCCTGTGGACATAGCCAGGACAAGGGGGAAAGTTGTAACGCCTGTGGCATTTTCTTCACCAAATTCGCCCGTATACAGGAACGCAGGGCCCAGGAGTGGCTACCGCCTTCTGCAAGTCAGGGGGGGGCGTCGGTCGACGAGCCGATCGGGGTGGGAGGAACGTCATTTTTTGTCCGGATTGCGGGACAGCCGTTTTTGGTCCAGTGCGGCCTGCTCATCCTGGGGCTGGCCGGCCTGCAGGCCCTGCTCGGTCCAGGCCTGTTGTCCACCGGCTTCATCATCCTGCCGGTCATCTATCTGCTTTTCATCATGGTTCGCGGGGTGCTCGCCGAGCAGGAAGCAATGGCCGGCCTGGCGGAACATTTCAACGTCCTCTGGGAGCGGGTCGTGCCGGAGGAGTGCCGGCAGCAGTGGATCCCTTGGGGCACCTACGGCATCATCCTCCTTGACCTTCTGCTCTACTATGGTCTGACGCTTCATCTTGAACCCTCTACCCATAACCACCTGGCATTTGTGCCGGCGGAACCTGATTTCTGGGATGTGCCGCTGAGCGCCATCACCGCACTGTTTCTGCACACCGGGGGCTGGCAGCTCTGGGGGTGTGTGCTTTTCCTCTGGTCGGTCGGGCCCTTGGTCGAGAAGCGTCTCGGCAGCCGTCATTTTCTTGGTCTTTACCTGCTGTCGGGAATCGTTACCGGCGGTGCAGGGACCCTGATGTATCCGCTCTCTCTGCTGGGACCCCTGCATAGCCTCGGGTCGTCAGGAGCCATCGCCGGTCTGCTCGGATTCTTCGTTGCCCGAAG
The Desulfuromonadales bacterium DNA segment above includes these coding regions:
- a CDS encoding rhomboid family intramembrane serine protease, encoding MQDGLYKIVFKGEIGFEFDAEEVKENLQKFCGFDRKTVDRLFSGGAFVLKKNLDELKANSLCNSFHKLGALAAVVPMEPVANVAAPRNDGPPVSPPLQGSAPCVCPACGHSQDKGESCNACGIFFTKFARIQERRAQEWLPPSASQGGASVDEPIGVGGTSFFVRIAGQPFLVQCGLLILGLAGLQALLGPGLLSTGFIILPVIYLLFIMVRGVLAEQEAMAGLAEHFNVLWERVVPEECRQQWIPWGTYGIILLDLLLYYGLTLHLEPSTHNHLAFVPAEPDFWDVPLSAITALFLHTGGWQLWGCVLFLWSVGPLVEKRLGSRHFLGLYLLSGIVTGGAGTLMYPLSLLGPLHSLGSSGAIAGLLGFFVARSTDRSMEFAPPVLDLLPLFTPVRLTIRLDFLAFIGLFFYASLGSGIDPQGGLAAILVGHLIHVVGVLTGLAIGAMTNPDRLELKRQEAAE